A region from the Brassica napus cultivar Da-Ae chromosome C8, Da-Ae, whole genome shotgun sequence genome encodes:
- the LOC111208961 gene encoding uncharacterized protein LOC111208961: MYRRIDIRRGAGGLYGRQVFISGIAFKEGVVDYALKTGRNIKQNRYDKTKLEFVCSGKGCSWRIYCSSSGKSPNKWQVKILKEAHCCVPIGTCELLKFPVIARLFVDKIREEPEYFMPMKNDELVMDKWKLIVTRPQCQHARKKALRWIEREYDEQFSRLRDYCSEIKVSNENSFYVCFDVLRKTWKNNWRPLIGVDGCFLKSKLKCQLLVALGRDADNAIYPIAWAVVQVESKENWRWFMKKVRVDLELNDGDGFILGLIAAAKMELPRTEHMMCVRHIYGNLKSRHGKKPELKRLIWNLGWSYNEADYKVNLLKILAYDEEIYDDVMKSKPETWCRAFYKLGPCCKARDKPFVPMLETIARLAMVRIAKRDVTATSYEGLGTPYVVDTLAELHEKALECTVRPSTNMTYASTLNGCSYRVSLTNRTCSCRRWEITGIPCEHVYGVMLNKGLEAQDYVEHWFRAETWKKIYADGIVPLRGAKFWPVGPEPPILEHDPPDQPGCKKVTKADKKRKKSVNESPVKKTDKILKRIMHCSICGAANHNSRFHNKRPKKASLGEESSQPESSQTVCTQQDI, translated from the exons ATGTATAGGCGCATCGATATTAGGAGAGGCGCTGGTGGCTTGTATGGAAGACAAGTATTCATCAGTGGTATTGCGTTCAAGGAAGGTGTGGTAGACTATGCTCTGAAAACTGgccgaaacatcaaacaaaaccgGTATGATAAGACGAAGCTGGAGTTTGTCTGTTCGGGGAAGGGCTGTAGTTGGCGCATATACTGCTCATCTTCGGGAAAGTCTCCTAACAAGTGGCAAGTGAAGATATTGAAGGAAGCTCATTGTTGTGTTCCCATTGGTACATGTGAGCTGCTGAAATTTCCGGTAATTGCACGGCTGTTTGTTGACAAGATTCGAGAAGAACCCGAGTACTTCATGCCAATGAAGAATGATGAGTTAGTTATGGATAAATGGAAGCTTATTGTGACAAGGCCTCAATGTCAACATGCTAGGAAAAAAGCATTAAGGTGGATTGAACGAGAGTATGATGAGCAGTTTAGTCGCCTTCGTGATTATTGCTCAGAGATAAAGGTGTCAAATGAGAACTC ATTCTATGTCTGTTTCGACGTACTTAGGAAAACCTGGAAAAACAATTGGAGGCCTCTCATAGGAGTAGATGGATGTTTCTTGAAGTCAAAGTTGAAATGTCAGTTGCTGGTGGCCTTAGGTCGTGATGCTGATAATGCAATTTACCCAATCGCATGGGCTGTGGTACAAGTCGAAAGCAAGGAGAATTGGCGGTGGTTTATGAAGAAGGTCAGAGTTGATCTTGAACTAAACGATGGAGATGGTTTTATACTT ggaTTGATTGCTGCCGCTAAGATGGAATTGCCTCGTACTGAGCACATGATGTGTGTAAGACACATCTATGGTAACTTGAAGAGTCGACATGGGAAGAAACCAGAACTGAAACGACTGATTTGGAACCTTGGTTGGAGCTATAATGAAGCTGATTACAAGGTAAATCTATTGAAGATATTGGCCTATGACGAAGAGATAtatgatgatgtgatgaagtCAAAACCGGAGACTTGGTGTAGAGCATTCTACAAGCTTGGACCATGTT GTAAAGCCCGAGACAAACCTTTTGTGCCGATGCTTGAGACAATTGCTCGTCTGGCCATGGTTCGTATAGCGAAACGCGATGTGACTGCCACCAGTTATGAAGGCCTTGGCACACCATATGTGGTAGACACTCTTGCGGAGTTGCATGAGAAAGCTTTGGAATGTACGGTTCGACCGTCAACCAACATGACATATGCTTCTACTCTCAATGGTTGTTCATATAGAGTAAGCTTGACCAATAGAACATGTTCATGCCGGAGATGGGAGATCACTGGTATTCCTTGTGAACACGTCTATGGTGTTATGTTGAACAAAGGTTTGGAAGCTCAAGACTATGTCGAGCACTGGTTTAGGGCAGAAACATGGAAGAAAATTTATGCTGATGGTATTGTTCCTTTACGAGGAGCCAAATTTTGGCCAGTAGGACCGGAACCTCCAATTCTCGAGCATGACCCTCCTGATCAGCCAGGTTGCAAGAAGGTTACTAAAGCtgataaaaagaggaagaaaagCGTTAATGAGTCCCCGGTGAAAAAGACAGATAAGATATTGAAGCGGATTATGCATTGTTCGATCTGCGGGGCTGCAAATCATAACTCACGGTTCCATAATAAGAGACCTAAAAAG GCCTCTTTGGGTGAGGAGTCTTCTCAACCTGAatcttctcaaacagtttgcaCTCAGCAAGACATTTGA
- the LOC111208962 gene encoding uncharacterized protein At4g04775-like has protein sequence MSNESGASSGTSGVRRRGTVVGVPKRCWCGKIVVARMSKSEANPYRRYYRAYAVERKLSNDNHSYKWVDEALADEIEILGMRTERLEQQNQIANLELEKLRFEKEILEKVGGVVGEAKSELKKLMVIVALGCLSIVVCSRLIG, from the exons ATGAGCAACGAAAGTGGAGCTTCGTCAGGGACATCAGGTGTTCGAAGAAGAGGAACAGTGGTCGGTGTGCCGAAGAGATGCTGGTGTGGCAAAATCGTGGTAGCAAGAATGTCAAAGTCCGAAGCTAATCCTTATCGGCGATATTACCGTGCATATGCAGTGGAGCGAAAA CTTAGCAATGATAACCACTCGTACAAATGGGTTGATGAGGCTTTGGCGGATGAGATAGAAATATTGGGGATGAGGACTGAAAGACTTGAGCAACAAAACCAGATTGCGAATTTGGAGCTAGAGAAGCTGAGGTTTGAGAAAGAAATTCTTGAAAAGGTTGGAGGAGTTGTGGGTGAAGCAAAGTCCGAGTTGAAGAAACTGATGGTTATTGTTGCTCTAGGTTGCTTGAGCATTGTCGTGTGCTCTAGGCTAATAGGTTGA
- the LOC111197979 gene encoding light-harvesting complex-like protein OHP2, chloroplastic, whose translation MSLASPRILNPSSSSSTTSSSFRFSAIKPCVFVIRCSQAEGPLRRPSAPPTLREPSPPPPSPPLQKSVAVDGEGVTTVEFQRQKAKELQEYFKQKKLEASGQGPFFGFQPKNEISNGRWAMFGFAVGMLTEYATGSDLVDQVKILLSNFGIIDLE comes from the exons ATGTCATTGGCTTCACCTAGAATTCTtaatccatcttcttcttcttccacaactTCGTCGTCTTTCAGATTCTCAGCGATTAAGCCATGTGTCTTCGTCATCAGATGTTCTCAGGCAGAAGGTCCATTGAGAAGACCCTCTGCTCCTCCTACTCTCCGCGAGCCTTCACCTCCTCCTCCATCCCCGCCCCTGCAGAAATCGGTGGCTGTTGATGGTGAGGGTGTAACTACAGTGGAGTTTCAGAGGCAGAAGGCCAAAGAGCTTCAGGAATACTTTAAGCAGAAGAAGCTTGAAGCTTCTGGTCAAGGTCCCTTCTTTGGTTTCCAACCCAAAAACGAGATCTCCAATGGAAG GTGGGCTATGTTTGGTTTTGCGGTTGGAATGCTTACAGAGTATGCCACAGGCTCAGACCTTGTCGACCAAGTTAAAATCCTTCTCTCCAACTTCGGAATTATAGACTTGGAATAA
- the LOC106418910 gene encoding putative methylesterase 14, chloroplastic, whose product MGNKIISMMKKDRKDGSKSMRMNRSQRKLLAEEEMLHRRALSMAIRQTQLSQRFDGSMSKRVGSTSTRKQRTLSDPFSNGKQVPDFSLESLAVKKFILVHGEGFGAWCWYKIVASLEESGLSPITVDLTGSGFNMTDTNTVSTLEEYSKPLIEYLENLPEKEKVILVGHSTGGASISYALERFPEKISKAIFLCATMVSDGQRPFDVFTEELGSAERFMKESQFLIYGNGKDKPPTGFMFEKQHMKGLYFNQSPNKDIALAMISMRPVPLGPMMEKVSLTAERYGKGRRFYVQTLDDLALSPDVQEKLVRENSPEGVFKIKGSDHSPFFSKPQSLHKILLEIAQIP is encoded by the exons ATGGGTAACAAGATTATCTCCATGATGAAGAAAGATAGAAAAGATGGATCCAAGAGCATGAGAATGAATCGTTCACAGAGAAAATTGCTTGCCGAGGAAGAGATGTTGCATCGACGAGCTCTTTCCATGGCGATTCGTCAAACTCAGCTTTCTCAGAGATTCGACGGATCCATGTCTAAACGGGTCGGGTCCACAAGCACCAGGAAACAACGCACCCTCTCTGACCCTTTTTCAAATGGCAAGCAG GTACCAGATTTTTCGTTAGAGAGCTTGGCAGTGAAGAAATTCATCCTGGTGCACGGTGAAGGCTTTGGGGCATGGTGTTGGTACAAAATTGTTGCTTCATTGGAAGAGTCAGGACTGTCTCCTATTACAGTGGACCTCACTGGATCTGGATTCAATATGACCGACACAAACACTGTCTCTACCTTGGAGGAATATTCAAAGCCATTGATTGAATACCTTGAAAATCTCCCTGAAAAAGAGAAG GTTATTCTGGTGGGCCATAGTACTGGAGGTGCGTCCATTTCGTACGCTTTAGAGCGTTTTCCAGAGAAAATATCGAAAGCTATATTCCTATGTGCAACAATGGTTTCTGATGGCCAAAGACCCTTTGATGTTTTCACTGAAGAG CTTGGTTCTGCAGAGAGATTCATGAAAGAGTCGCAGTTCTTGATCTACGGGAATGGAAAAGACAAGCCTCCTACAGGGTTCATGTTTGAGAAACAACACATGAAAGGCTTGTATTTCAATCAATCACCCAACAAG GATATAGCATTGGCGATGATCTCGATGCGACCTGTACCACTTGGACCAATGATGGAGAAGGTATCTCTGACCGCAGAAAGATACGGGAAAGGGAGAAGATTCTACGTTCAGACGCTGGACGACCTTGCACTCTCACCAGACGTTCAAGAGAAGCTAGTGAGGGAGAACAGCCCCGAAGGAGTCTTCAAGATCAAAGGAAGTGATCATTCTCCTTTCTTCTCAAAGCCTCAGTCTCTCCACAAGATCCTTCTCGAGATTGCACAGATTCCTTAA